A window of candidate division WOR-3 bacterium contains these coding sequences:
- the purF gene encoding amidophosphoribosyltransferase, with the protein MCGVIGIIGKTRAIDYIYPGLLALQHRGQDAAGAVTFEQTFHLKKGQGLVTNVFNTKNLARLTGSVGIGHVRYPTVGPGGVEDAQPFVLTIPYGIALAHNGNLVNYFDLRKEIIDNNLRYLNSNCDAEVILNLLSIELTKRDLTSFKPEVLFEALKGVYEKLIGSFAVVCIIAHKGLLAFRDRNGIKPMVYAKIGENWVCASESVALDMLGTAEFHDLEPGEAIFVDMQGNFYSQLIAQGKKATCIFEYVYFARPDSVIDGIGVYEARLRLGEELGKECLKMGLKPDVVIPVPDTARGSAQMVAEVLQVRHREGLIKNRYVHRTFIMPTQQQRIEGVRMKLNVIKSEIKNKRVLLIDDSIVRGNTSKEIIALIRSAGAREVYYGVYSPPLKYPCLYGIDMQTRGEFIAHNKTIEEIREYIGADLLIYQTVEGLLKGVGLGSMGFCTACFTGEYPTIVNDDFLTKIELERMTVKNF; encoded by the coding sequence ATGTGTGGCGTAATTGGCATTATTGGGAAAACGCGGGCGATTGATTATATATATCCGGGTCTACTTGCTCTCCAACATCGAGGGCAGGATGCCGCGGGTGCGGTTACTTTTGAACAAACTTTTCATTTGAAAAAGGGACAGGGACTGGTCACAAATGTCTTCAATACCAAGAATCTGGCACGTCTAACAGGGAGTGTGGGTATTGGCCATGTCCGATACCCAACAGTGGGACCTGGAGGTGTTGAAGATGCCCAACCATTTGTGCTTACAATCCCCTATGGGATTGCACTTGCCCATAATGGGAATCTTGTGAATTATTTTGATTTGAGAAAAGAGATTATTGATAATAACCTCCGCTATTTGAATTCCAATTGTGATGCAGAAGTGATATTGAATCTACTTTCTATTGAATTGACTAAGAGAGATTTGACGAGTTTCAAACCGGAAGTGCTTTTTGAGGCGCTAAAAGGAGTCTACGAAAAATTGATCGGTAGCTTTGCAGTGGTTTGTATCATTGCGCATAAAGGTCTGCTTGCCTTCCGGGATAGAAACGGTATCAAACCCATGGTATATGCAAAGATAGGAGAGAACTGGGTCTGCGCTTCAGAAAGCGTAGCCCTTGATATGTTGGGGACTGCCGAATTCCATGATCTCGAGCCCGGTGAAGCGATATTTGTGGATATGCAGGGAAATTTCTACTCCCAATTGATCGCTCAAGGTAAAAAGGCAACCTGTATCTTTGAATATGTCTATTTTGCCCGCCCCGATTCGGTGATTGATGGTATTGGAGTTTACGAAGCGCGTCTGAGGCTGGGCGAAGAGCTAGGAAAAGAATGTCTGAAAATGGGTTTAAAACCCGATGTGGTTATTCCGGTTCCGGATACTGCCCGAGGTTCAGCTCAGATGGTGGCAGAAGTTTTACAGGTCAGACACCGAGAAGGGCTTATCAAGAATCGTTATGTCCACCGCACCTTTATAATGCCTACCCAACAACAGCGTATTGAGGGTGTACGGATGAAACTGAATGTTATAAAATCCGAGATAAAAAACAAGCGAGTTTTGCTCATCGATGACTCAATCGTCCGAGGCAATACCTCCAAGGAGATAATCGCGCTCATCCGGAGCGCAGGCGCCCGCGAGGTTTATTACGGCGTCTATTCACCCCCCTTAAAATACCCCTGTCTTTATGGAATTGATATGCAGACCAGGGGTGAATTTATTGCCCATAATAAAACTATTGAGGAAATTAGGGAATATATTGGAGCGGACCTTCTAATATATCAAACAGTTGAAGGTTTGTTAAAAGGTGTGGGTTTGGGCAGCATGGGTTTTTGTACAGCTTGTTTTACCGGTGAATATCCTACAATCGTCAATGATGATTTTCTTACCAAGATTGAATTGGAACGTATGACCGTTAAAAATTTTTGA